In Alnus glutinosa chromosome 7, dhAlnGlut1.1, whole genome shotgun sequence, the sequence taaaggTATTCCATTAgaatttgttgttaaatcctaaagttaggatttaagtgttggtcagaatttaacggaatttgcaaaaatgcccatgcctgaatctttgaaaaattttataatttttttttaaaaaaaaataataataaaaataataaaaaaatacaatagtattttgaaaatttttgcaggatttaacaacaaatccgAATGGAGTACCCTTAAGTTTGAAACGTTTGCTGGTTCAATACTCTTATTtcaaaacggcgtataattTGATAACCTTTTGTAAAGTTATtccttttgtttaatttgttttaagcTGACTTGACACTTTCTCCTTGGAGGGCACAAAAGGGTAGGTTTGTGCAACAACCTAGTAGAAGTTATTCTCTAACTATTATGCAACATTAGATGATTCCTCTCCACCGCTATGTTCTTTGTGATTAAGCCAAGCCTCAATTACTCTAGCTAAGTTGCATTATATTTTGGTTGTTGCTGTTATTTTCCCctttttaagtaattttatttacaaaGTTTCTTCTCTGTCGCCAACTAGGTATTTCATAATACACTCGAGGAAGGCAATGCTCAATGACATTAGCCCAGCTGAAAATCGAAGTATTGCTCACTTGAAGTAGGTACGTACTTAGTTATTTTGCTCTTTTTGTAAGacaaattacaaaagtgataatcaaagttgtttttcttttgtgatttttccTGAAATCAAAATTgcttattctaaaaattttagAGTATTTTACTTTTAGACATACGTGCATCAAAGATCAAATGCTGCTATTCATGATTTGTCTAACACATATATACACCAGTATTCATTCATTTGTACAACTCATAATATTTCATTTTACtatgcaaatatatatgtttggaAAAACTTTCACTTCACCCCCTTAAATTGTTGCCCTTTTTGCAATTACccctcaatttagtgtatccctCTCTCTTTTAAATATATGAATTTCTTTCTTCGTACAAAAAGATTGTATAATGAGCTTAGATACTATATATGTTGACCTTGGTTGACAACATTTGTGGTTGAACTTCCGTTTGGGATTTAGCTCCTATATATCACTTTTACGATTCACCCATCAATGCCAATTCTAAGTGGTagaattataataaattataaatatgttttaaataaaaaattaaaaaagttaaaaactcttaatttatgatatatttgtaattttaagtaattaacgTAAGAGCCATATGATATTAATTTATTGGTATGAAGTGTCATATCATCAATTAATTGAACAATAAGTTGACAAAAGGACTTAttttaaaccaaaagaaaacctTAAAgatctaattgttgaaattaaaaaccaaaaaaaaaaagatcagtatatatatatatataaagatcaGTACTTATGATTAAAGGCTCAACGTATACCACACATGCTACGTAATGTAAAAAGGTTCAGCTCAACATATACCACACATACTACGTAATGTAAAAAGGTAATGTAAAAAGGTGAAGCGCGTAGCAACTAGTCGACAGTGCTACACTGAGCTGGCAGCAGCCTCTGGCACATCTGTGGGCTTCTCAGCAGTGGCATGACTCCCATGTTCGACTTGTTCAGCTTCTTTTATCTGCCTCATGATTTCTGCCTTCTTCTCCAAAAGGGGTTCAATTTTCCCGTTAAGCTTCTCTAACTTCTGCTTTAGCTTGTCAATATCCTTGCTGTTGTCCTTCCCAtcaagttttcttttcttatcgcctttttccttcttttctttcttcttctctttaccTTCCTTCGCCTTATCTTTTTTATTCTCTTCCTCTCCTTCCCCCTCCGAGTCCTTAACATTTTCTTCGATTTCAATTTCCCTGGAGTTTACTTCAGGCTTACACTTTCCGCCATCTGCTGCATCCGAGtgtttcctctctttctctttcttgtccttcttttctttcttcttctttttaccTTCTTTCTTATCATCTTCATCTTTTCCCTCACCTGCTTCATCCTTTTGcttcttctcctcctcttctttctctctgtgTTCTTTATCTTTCACCTTCTTTTCCCCATCTTCAtgcttcttctccttctctaaCTTCTCCTCATGTTTCTCATCCACCACTTTACCTGTGTGTTTACCCTCTTCCTTAACACTCGATCTTTTGTCTTTCTCTTTCCCTGTCTCTTCTTCCGCCTTCAGGTCTTCATCTTTGTGCTTCTTCTTGTCTTTgttatctttcttctttttatcttcttttcccCCTTCTCCGTCCTCTTCTTTATCCTTTGAATGCCCATCATGTTTCtccttctcttcctttttcttgtctttcttatcctttttctcttttgttttcttttctttcacattCTCTCCAGCTTCATCATCTGTGTTGGCCTTAcactctttttccttctttttcttcttttcatccTCATCTTTCTCTTTCGGCTTCTGCTCTTCATCTTCatccttgttcttctttttctccttcatCTTCCCCTTTGACTCTTTATcctttttcttagatttctccCCATCTCCCTCTTTATGTTTCTCCCTTCCGTCTTCCTTACATTTTGGCTTTTCTTTCTCGACTGATTTGGTCTTCAATTCAAGTTCCGTTGCATTCTTCTCTTCCACCACATCATTTGTTTCTATATTCTTCGTCTTGACTTTGACATGGAATTCTTCCTTTTTGATACTTTCTTCTCCATCAACAATGGGTTTAGATTTGTCTTCCATCTCTGAAATTTTTTCCAAGAGTTCAAACTTTTTGACTTGATCTCAGACTCCCTGAAACAAAAGCAGCGAACCaataagcaagaaaaaaactaataaaaaaagaaagatcaatGCTAGAACTTTATATATAGTTTCAAACAGCTAAAAGTAGACAGGAATTACAAGCTGATCAAGATATACGTGTATCGTACAATAGAAGCACTGCTTCCATTGTAGATGAAAACGAGTTCATCAATTAAACAGGCAACTGGACAAGCTATTTGTCTTAACCTCGTTTTAAAAGTTTTGTAACATGCTCACGGAGAAAACTTGTTCACCGTATGTTGCAATGACAATCATCTTAGTACCCGTCTAAGCTTACAACATCTCAGTTCCCAAACATGTAAAAATGCACTGAGAATACAAAGTTAACATACATACAATTGTTTCTCTGTTTCCGAGCTGTTTCAAATCCATTTAAACTAATTTAACTTCTATATCTCTCATATCCTTTTTCTGAATTATGATGTTTGTTACATAAATGTAGGCCCTGCTAGTTGTGCTGCCATTGTTTGTCTACCACTGTCAAGATCACCTCACAGCCAACCCACCATCATTCCACCAACAATTGCCACCCACAGCACCACAGGCAGCACACATCGCTTCTACCCTCACCACCACTACCACGCTCTCGTCACCAGCCCACTCTCACAATCTCTTGACACCACTACCACAAGCATCAACACCATCCTCTCCAAAACATTGCCTTAAGCACCTCCTCCAATTCATAAAACATCAAAAATCTTATTCAAAATCCTATTTAAGAAACCTCCACTgtataaaaaaccaaaaatctcaTTCCAAAGATTAAGAAACAAAGTTTCCTACTTTTGGGATCAAGAAAACAGGCATGCAACCAAATACTACCCAACAAATTTTGCTTTAAGCATAAATATTCAAGCAAGAAATCAGACTTGGCGATTCTATACTCCCTCCATTCTGCAATAGATGAAAAATTACAACTGACATGtagtttaatgaaaaaaaataaacagaacAATCTTCCTAACATGCCCAAAATCAAGTGACAAATGCAAGTGAGGAGTAATTCCAAACACATTAGCCCACCTAAGAGAACCTTGAAGATTGTTATGTTTAGTTCTTTCATCAAATATGTGTCATTTTGCAAACTTTCATCTATTGTAGGACACAGGGAGTAACTACTATGCATACAACAGGATGAAATATATTTTGCTTTCAGAATTTATGTTAATCATATCCTATTGGATTCTGTGTTTGTTGGACTCTTTTGAGTTCCTTTTTCAAATCTAATTGTGCTGATTTCTTATCAGATTGTAGTCTTgccatttaaaaaacaaatcccTTTCTGGATTCCATAACATTAGCAGTTCTTGAATACTTTTCGTCATATTTGATCACCTTGAGATAAATTTGGTCATACTTGTATGCCTCTGTAGTTTTTAGATGAAATCTTTAATAAGAGGCAAATTTCGGATCTAATATAAAAATTTTGGTTTAGCAACAATATAATTACATAGTTTTTAATAGTCTTCTATTTACCCATCCCCGacaaaagaagaaatggaaaagaaatcAGCTCAGCAAACATTAAAGATGGAAATGAATAATATCATCCAAACCCAGAAGAAAGTAAATCTTTAGCTGAGAAAAGGAAACTAGCAACAAATAAAATTCTCACAGCCCAGAAAATCCTTCCTTAGATCAAACAAAATTATCACACCATTTAATCCAAACGAAATTCACAAccaaaagaacaagaagaagaaaagtcaaCCAATTTCCTTATCTACAAAATTCCAAAGCACATACTTCAGATTTTTCACACAGATAGCTTTACATACAGAGCGATATGAAAAACCCAGAAATCTTACCTCGAATGGAATCCTTTGAATGGAAGGGTCTGGTTTTTGTTCAAAGAAAGGAACTGCTGCGAAGTGCGAAGTGCGAAGAGCTCTGGAGCTTTCAAGAATGTATGAGAACCAACGTGTAGgctgcctatttataggcttctgAGCATTGTGTGTGTCACCCGCCAAGGAAACGTGTCTTGACGCGTAAAGATTCGGATTGGACGCTGCTATCACACGGTAATGACGGTATGGTGGATACAGTAAGCTacatttcattaattaattttttgaaaaactttaaCAAAGGTATCGAGCTGTCGTTCTAATTGATTTAAGATTTAAAGGttttgaacttcaaaacgtctcaaattaaagtattcaatttttaaaacgttttaataacatgtacttcgttagaatttttcatttaatcctgcaaaaaattttaaaataccaatatgtttattttttttagaaaaaatacaatttagctctCCAAATTACAACTATTTCTCTAGATgaccctccaaactatcaaaacctttgaaaaatgtcatttttgacGAAATATGTCCATAAGACCCTTGCcacatattatttttcaattaaaattttttaaaaagaatatattaaaattttaaaaaattaaaaattaaaaaatgttggaaaaaattagaaaaaaatttaaaaactaaaaagaactaacattgtcacgcccccgttttgggatataagggaaacgtgagcttgagtactaaaatcatataaatggaagcgtgcatttacaacatataaatataaaactCCTATTTTATTAAACCTTTCTATTACTAATTCTTTACAAGgtcatgaactccaaaaagaacaaaacataatatacaatattagggtttggccggttcatcacgaactatcgctctcagcgaggtctatgcccttacaaggaaaagacttcgtcttactgttgtcatctggaaaggggtggaggaaaaaggggtgagttcgacaactcagtaaagaaaatacaacaccaggggaataaaacatgttataaacctttatgccataatctttagtcatgcataatgacagatttattctactcactgataagaattattttcacatatgatgaattgcataatgtaaattgatttataacctaaaccaatagtatgttgattttaatttattttagatgaattaaatgtttttgagtatattaaaatttacgatgatgtttaaaagtatgaatatgatatgtgattttaaattgaGTATAAGTTCAAGATTCAAGTTATGAATAGTTGTCTGAGAAGTGATATGCtaggctgtttatgttttataagaaaacacatattaaagcatgattcataaagtgaaatgtattgttttaggacaggtggcatatgaacaattaaatagaatttgaagaatatgaataatggtataagaatgacagtttatgcagtttaacaaaatgaacaattaaacagaTTTTCTAATAATTcagtaaattctttttatcagttttctctttaatcctttatctgtggtttaaccctttacaGACTTTAAACCGCtgttacccgtgagcggagcacgttggctattgtcacacagacctatggactcagcctatcgtcacaggggagagccgttccgagttggggatcttccctaggtgaaggccaacctcggctggtagcacacaccaacttatggtatgcttgccatgctaccctatgggtaccaatcctaactgtaatagtgtctcagggttaaacagttactgcacatgaacgtttttctgtaatactgtaggctctgctttaactgtatactttatttcaaaactgtaagagccgttttcataactgtaagagccgttttCTTTCAAATCTGTATTCATGAATAGAGTCATTTATTTTGGAATGCTCTAtatctttgaaatgctctttttcatcattgcataattcataactttgaaatacTCTCAATTAtaactgtaattatgcataaatcataactttaaaaatgctcttaatcatatctgtatGCATAATTCACAATTTCTGAAATACTCTTagtcttaactataattatgcataaatcataattcttagaaatgctcttaaccaaaactgtgatttatgctcaaaaatcttaaacaatatcatatgagtaataaagcttggcattaaaaatcacatgagcaacgctttgtaaaattccccagcactttttcaaaagatttataataaaatcttgttggaggtttttcggtgttgtatccccttacctggactttcCATTAGCGTCAAAGTCGagcttctacctaaataaaacataaggaTGAATTTAGCTGAGCGTTCTGAAATTCAGTTTCTAAGACTTTAAATTAGATTATCCTATATGTATATTCTATAAACAAAATCTCTATCCAATTaacataattcataattataaATTAGCATCACTACTTTAATAGACCAAATCCTC encodes:
- the LOC133872500 gene encoding uncharacterized protein LOC133872500, which encodes MEDKSKPIVDGEESIKKEEFHVKVKTKNIETNDVVEEKNATELELKTKSVEKEKPKCKEDGREKHKEGDGEKSKKKDKESKGKMKEKKKNKDEDEEQKPKEKDEDEKKKKKEKECKANTDDEAGENVKEKKTKEKKDKKDKKKEEKEKHDGHSKDKEEDGEGGKEDKKKKDNKDKKKHKDEDLKAEEETGKEKDKRSSVKEEGKHTGKVVDEKHEEKLEKEKKHEDGEKKVKDKEHREKEEEEKKQKDEAGEGKDEDDKKEGKKKKKEKKDKKEKERKHSDAADGGKCKPEVNSREIEIEENVKDSEGEGEEENKKDKAKEGKEKKKEKKEKGDKKRKLDGKDNSKDIDKLKQKLEKLNGKIEPLLEKKAEIMRQIKEAEQVEHGSHATAEKPTDVPEAAASSV